Genomic segment of Microbacterium hydrocarbonoxydans:
CAGCACGTTGAAGGCGGCGTTGAGGAAGAGCACGACGGCGAGAGCGATCACCCTTCAACGGTATCGCCCGCGGCGTCCCCCTCCACGGCGTCCCCCTCCACGGCGTCCCCGGCGCCCGGCATCCGGCATCCCTGTGCGCGAGTCCGTGCCGTGTGCCCGTGCCCGGCCGTGTCGCCCGTGCCCGGCATCCGCCGAACCAGATGCATGCCGAAATGACACATGCAGGCCCAGAACACGGTTTCCGGCCCTGCATCCGTGCATCCACCCTGCATCTGGCATCCGGCATCCGGCACCCTGCGTCCGCCCCCCGCCCGGCCCCCACCCCGGAATCCCACCGATACTCCGAAAAACATACCGAGTCCATGTATCAGCAGCCTCTTGCCGTGCTCCTTACTGGTGTGATCACAATGGGACTCATGATCGACGGCGCACCCGACGGCGCCGCCCTCGATCCTGCACCGGACGACGGAGCGGCACGCTGGAGGCGAGCGGCTCAGTTCTTCGGCGCATGGCGGGACGGCGACAGCCGCGCGATGGACGACCTCGTGCGGCTGATGACTCCTGTGCTCTGGCACGTCGTGCGCGCCTACGGTCTCGAGCGCACGCTGGCCGAAGACGTCATCCAGACGACGTGGCTGCAGCTGGTCCGCGGACACCAGTCGATCAGTGATCCCCTGGCCGTCTCGGCGTGGCTGACCACCACCGCGCGCCGCGAGGCCTGGCGGGCCGGCAAGGCGCACAACAGGATCGACACGACCGAATCGGATGCTCTCGACGCGCTGCTTCCCGAGCAGCAATCCGCCGAGCATCACGCCACGATCGGCGACGAGAACCGTCGGCTCTGGACCGCGGTGCGTCGCCTCGCCGACCGGTGCCAGCGGCTGCTGCGAGTGATCGCCTTCGAGGAGCGTCCCGACTACGCCCGCCTCGCCGCCGACCTCGCGATGCCCGTCGGAAGCATCGGACCCACCCGCCAGCGCTGCCTCGCCAAGCTTCGCGACCTGCTCGACGCACCGACATCACGAACCGAGGGCAGCTCATGAGCGAGAACGACCGCGTCAACGGCGGCGACAACCATGAAGACGCCGAGCTGTTCGCACAGCTGCGTTCACTCTGGCGCGCAGTCGACCCGATGCCCGCCGCCCTGATCGACCGCATGATCGCGGCGGTCGCGGCCGAGGGGCTGTCAGAGGAGTACGCGCTGCTCACGCTGATCGAGGAGCCTCTGGGCGCCGTGCGCGGCGACGCCGACGCGCTGACCCTGCAGTTCAGCGACGGCACCACCAGCATCCTGCTGCACGTGACTCGCACGGCGAGCGGCGCCCACCGAGTCGACGGCTGGGTCGACTCGATCTCGGGGGCGATCGAGCTGGCTCAGGGCGAGAGCATCCGCACGACGACGGCGAACGACACCGGCCGCTTCATCTTCGACGACGTGCCCGACGGGCTCACCCTCGTACGTCTCAGCACCACGGTCGGCGACCAGGAACGCACGCTGTCGACCCCGCAGTTCGAGTTGTGATCCACCGCGGGGCGACCCGCGCACGCTACGGGGCGACCCGCACACACGGCGAGTCCGCTCGCACAGTCAGCGGGTCCGCCCGCACAGTCAGCGGGCTCGCCCGCACAGTCAGCGGGCTCGCCCGCGAGGAGAGGACCGACGATGGAGCAGCCCAAGGGGTGGAGCTGGCAGGACCGAGCTGAAGGATCGATCAGACGGGGGACGGCACTCGATCCGTCGGTCGAGCCCGTCGCCGGGGTCAGGGCCTTCCCCACGGCGTACCTGCAGGACCGCCTGCTGATCACGCAGGATCAGGAGAACGGCCAGGAGGCGTACGACCAGGAGATCCGCGAGCTGCGCGACGCGGCCGGCTCGTTCGGCTGGATGCTCGAGATCGAATCGCCGGATGCTCTGCGCGCGGCGGATCCGCTGGTCCCCGGCGTGCCGGGATTCCTGCGCGCCCGCCTGACGACCCCCGACGAGCCGACCCGCGGGGAGTCGCCGGTGCCGCCCGATGCCTGGCGCGTCCTGCAGCGCGCACGCCGCAGTTCGGGCACGCCGATGCCGAGGACCAGCCTGGAGCACGTGCTGTCGATCGACCCGGTCGGGCTCAACCCGTTCACGCGCACGAACCCGTTCACCCGCACCAATCCGTTCACCCGCACCAACCCGGTGCGCGGCGCGGGCGCAGGGATCGGCGGCAGCGACGACTACCTCGAACCCGGGCGAGGCGCCCGTCAGCCGGTGACCTGGCTCGGACCTGCGCCACGGCGCGGCGCCGCCCCGAAGCGCGGTCGCCGCCCGGTGGTGGCGGTGCTCGACACGGGCTGCGGGGTGCACGACTGGCTGCCGGATGACATCGTCACGCGACACCTCGAGATCGACGGCGTGCCGATCGGACTCACCGACGATGCCGACCCGGAGCGCTACCCCGACCTGTACGGGCAGCTCGACGGAGAGATCGACGCCGTCGCCGGGCACGGCACGTTCATCGCGGGCATCATCCGTCAGACCGCGCCGGATGCCGACATCCTGTCGATCCGCGTGGCGGGGGCGCTGGGCGTGATCGACGAGAGCACGTTCCTGATCGCGGTCGCCCAGGTCGTCGAACTGCTGCGGCGCCACCGTGAAGACCCGTCGACCGGGCATCCGATCGACGTGCTCACCCTGTCTCTCGGGTACTACCACGAGACTCCGGTCGACGGCCAGTTCAGCCTGACCTTGCACGCGCTGCTCCGCACCGCGCGAGAGCTCGGATGCGTCGTGGTGTGCTCGGCGGGCAACGACGCGATCGACCGGCCGTCGTTCCCGGCATCGCTGTGGCCGTGGCCCGACGCCGACAACGGCATCCCCCATGACGACGATGCACCGCACGTGTCGGTCGGCGCCCTCAACCCGTCGGCCCGGTCGGTCGCGCTGTTCTCGAACGTGGGTCCGTGGGTGCACGTGTACGCGCCCGGCGCAGCCGTGGTCAGCACATCGCCGGCCTTCGTCGGAGGTGAGCAGGCGACCACCCGAGCAGACGTGGCGGGACTCCGACGCGAGACGATCGACCCCGACGACTACCGCGGGGGCTTCTCGATCTGGAGCGGGACGTCGTTCG
This window contains:
- a CDS encoding sigma-70 family RNA polymerase sigma factor — protein: MIDGAPDGAALDPAPDDGAARWRRAAQFFGAWRDGDSRAMDDLVRLMTPVLWHVVRAYGLERTLAEDVIQTTWLQLVRGHQSISDPLAVSAWLTTTARREAWRAGKAHNRIDTTESDALDALLPEQQSAEHHATIGDENRRLWTAVRRLADRCQRLLRVIAFEERPDYARLAADLAMPVGSIGPTRQRCLAKLRDLLDAPTSRTEGSS
- a CDS encoding S8/S53 family peptidase, which produces MEQPKGWSWQDRAEGSIRRGTALDPSVEPVAGVRAFPTAYLQDRLLITQDQENGQEAYDQEIRELRDAAGSFGWMLEIESPDALRAADPLVPGVPGFLRARLTTPDEPTRGESPVPPDAWRVLQRARRSSGTPMPRTSLEHVLSIDPVGLNPFTRTNPFTRTNPFTRTNPVRGAGAGIGGSDDYLEPGRGARQPVTWLGPAPRRGAAPKRGRRPVVAVLDTGCGVHDWLPDDIVTRHLEIDGVPIGLTDDADPERYPDLYGQLDGEIDAVAGHGTFIAGIIRQTAPDADILSIRVAGALGVIDESTFLIAVAQVVELLRRHREDPSTGHPIDVLTLSLGYYHETPVDGQFSLTLHALLRTARELGCVVVCSAGNDAIDRPSFPASLWPWPDADNGIPHDDDAPHVSVGALNPSARSVALFSNVGPWVHVYAPGAAVVSTSPAFVGGEQATTRADVAGLRRETIDPDDYRGGFSIWSGTSFAAPYVAGRIAAQLGSVPAQGATAASAAKAVAAVLATLPSPTTGG